The following coding sequences lie in one Micromonospora sp. R77 genomic window:
- a CDS encoding ubiquinol-cytochrome c reductase iron-sulfur subunit has protein sequence MSTHTEHQAQQGREPLDVNDPRLSRFEIMQEGARRDDIEIVHYEPQVVPGTKAERRITRLVAAMFLLTGLAATAFLVVYIWWPWKWEAGRGGDKYYTPLLGLTLGLALLGIGFGILTWGKKLLPKEVSIQDRHDQPGSPEDRKITGETMLFLADEMGVRRRPLLGISLLAGLAPVGAVAAAPLVGGLISDPHKNNQMFTTGFAPAEGGERIRLVREDGRPIRPADVSAGGQLTVFPGIEEGVSNKHADSPTLLIHLREDDAQASREANSRVGHGDYMWGNYAAFSKICTHAGCPASLYEQQTNRLLCPCHQSQFLITDNARPVFGPASRRLPQLPIEVDEEGFFVAKSDYTETIGPDFWERP, from the coding sequence ATGAGCACGCACACCGAGCACCAGGCCCAGCAGGGCCGGGAGCCGCTCGACGTGAACGACCCCCGGCTCTCCCGGTTCGAGATCATGCAGGAGGGCGCGCGGCGGGACGACATCGAGATCGTCCACTACGAGCCGCAGGTCGTCCCGGGCACCAAGGCGGAGCGCCGGATCACCCGGCTGGTCGCCGCGATGTTCCTGCTGACCGGCCTGGCCGCGACCGCGTTCCTGGTGGTCTACATCTGGTGGCCGTGGAAGTGGGAGGCCGGCCGGGGTGGCGACAAGTACTACACCCCGCTGCTCGGCCTGACCCTCGGCCTGGCGCTGCTGGGCATCGGCTTCGGCATCCTCACCTGGGGCAAGAAGCTGCTGCCCAAGGAGGTCTCGATCCAGGACCGGCACGACCAGCCCGGTTCGCCCGAGGACCGCAAGATCACCGGCGAGACGATGCTCTTCCTCGCCGACGAGATGGGCGTCCGGCGCCGGCCGCTGCTCGGCATCTCGCTGCTGGCCGGTCTCGCGCCGGTCGGCGCGGTGGCCGCGGCCCCGCTGGTCGGTGGCCTGATCTCCGACCCGCACAAGAACAACCAGATGTTCACCACCGGCTTCGCGCCCGCCGAGGGCGGCGAGCGGATCCGGCTGGTCCGCGAGGACGGCCGACCGATCCGTCCGGCGGACGTCAGCGCGGGCGGCCAGCTCACCGTCTTCCCCGGGATCGAGGAGGGCGTGAGCAACAAGCACGCCGACTCCCCGACGCTCCTGATCCACCTGCGCGAGGACGACGCGCAGGCGTCCCGGGAGGCCAACTCCCGGGTCGGCCACGGTGACTACATGTGGGGCAACTACGCGGCGTTCTCCAAGATCTGCACCCACGCGGGCTGCCCGGCTAGTCTTTACGAGCAGCAGACCAACCGGCTGCTCTGCCCGTGTCACCAGTCGCAGTTCCTCATCACCGACAACGCGCGCCCGGTCTTCGGACCGGCGAGCCGGCGGCTCCCGCAGCTG
- a CDS encoding cytochrome c, with product MTSDNDRRRGLLALLRGRPVARSRGRRRLGAAVRLFAALMLAGGAYTVFAPGAQAQDNPPLSAAAGEGKALFDVSCVTCHGRNAQGIEGRGPSLIGVGSASVEFQVGSGRMPMARQEAQAMRKPPQFTDEQVRQLGQYIQELGGGPQVPAGNDLHQGANVSAGGELFRINCSQCHAFGGGGGALSSGKYAPSLRPASDRQIYAAMLSGPQNMPVFGDNQLRPEQKAEIIAYIQENLKNTQDQGGFNLGRYGPSTEGLAIFLVGIVALVFASLWIAGKS from the coding sequence ATGACTTCTGACAACGACCGCCGACGCGGTCTGCTCGCGCTGTTGCGCGGGCGGCCCGTGGCGCGCAGCAGGGGCCGCCGCCGGCTGGGCGCCGCGGTCCGGCTGTTCGCCGCGCTGATGCTGGCCGGTGGCGCCTACACCGTCTTCGCCCCCGGCGCGCAGGCGCAGGACAACCCGCCGCTGAGCGCCGCCGCCGGTGAGGGCAAGGCGCTGTTCGACGTGAGCTGTGTGACCTGTCACGGTCGCAACGCCCAGGGCATCGAGGGGCGCGGCCCGAGCCTGATCGGCGTCGGCTCCGCCTCGGTCGAGTTCCAGGTGGGCAGCGGCCGGATGCCGATGGCCCGGCAGGAAGCCCAGGCCATGCGGAAGCCGCCGCAGTTCACCGACGAGCAGGTGCGTCAGCTCGGTCAGTACATCCAGGAGCTCGGCGGCGGCCCGCAGGTCCCCGCGGGCAACGACCTGCACCAGGGCGCGAACGTCTCCGCCGGTGGTGAGCTGTTCCGGATCAACTGCTCGCAGTGCCACGCCTTCGGCGGTGGCGGCGGCGCCCTCTCCTCCGGCAAGTACGCCCCGAGCCTGCGCCCGGCGAGCGACCGGCAGATCTACGCCGCCATGCTGAGCGGCCCGCAGAACATGCCGGTCTTCGGCGACAACCAGCTGCGGCCGGAGCAGAAGGCGGAGATCATCGCCTACATCCAGGAGAACCTGAAGAACACCCAGGACCAGGGTGGTTTCAACCTGGGCCGGTACGGCCCGTCGACCGAGGGTCTGGCGATCTTCCTGGTCGGCATCGTGGCGCTGGTCTTCGCGAGCCTGTGGATTGCGGGCAAGTCGTGA
- a CDS encoding heme-copper oxidase subunit III, giving the protein MTAAPAIDKSRIHSLTRPNMVSVGTIVWLSSELMFFAALFAMYFSIRAAAPEQWEKHTEVLNIPYATTFTVILVLSSVTCQLGVFAAEKGDVHALRRWFTITFVMGLIFVLGQANEYRNLVHEGVKINEDGYGSMFYLTTGFHGLHVTGGLIAFIIFMIRTTMGRFTPAQATSAIVVSYYWHFVDVVWIGLYAMIYWLQ; this is encoded by the coding sequence GTGACTGCGGCCCCAGCCATTGACAAGAGCCGGATCCACTCCCTGACGCGTCCCAACATGGTCAGCGTCGGGACGATCGTGTGGCTCTCCAGCGAACTCATGTTCTTCGCGGCGCTGTTCGCGATGTACTTCTCGATCCGCGCGGCGGCGCCGGAGCAGTGGGAGAAGCACACCGAGGTTCTCAACATCCCCTACGCGACCACCTTCACGGTGATCCTGGTGTTGTCCTCGGTGACCTGCCAGCTCGGTGTCTTCGCGGCCGAGAAGGGCGACGTCCACGCCCTGCGGCGTTGGTTCACGATCACCTTCGTGATGGGTCTGATCTTCGTGCTCGGTCAGGCGAACGAGTACCGCAACCTGGTGCACGAGGGCGTCAAGATCAACGAAGACGGGTACGGGTCGATGTTCTACCTGACCACCGGCTTCCACGGTCTGCACGTGACCGGCGGTCTCATCGCGTTCATCATCTTCATGATCCGCACAACCATGGGCCGGTTCACCCCGGCGCAGGCCACGTCGGCCATCGTCGTGTCCTACTACTGGCACTTCGTCGACGTCGTGTGGATCGGGCTCTACGCCATGATCTACTGGCTTCAGTGA
- a CDS encoding cytochrome c oxidase assembly protein, producing MLHVDPIFAATSAAPPSLAAAGEALPPPFTLARVFTETRLDSWLALGLVVAAGLYLYGVHRLRLRGDHWPVLRTVSFLGPGLGGVAAVTVSGLGAYDTVLLSVHMVQHMVLSMIAPIFLALGAPVTLALRTLPARGRRRLLAVVHSRIARIYSFPLVAFAIFVVNPFALYFTDLYHFTLQHEWAHELVHAHFIMTGCVFFWPLVGLDPLPGRWPYPARALLMVLSVPFHTVLGLTIMQSTTLFGGDWYPALNLTWSDPWNDQKVAGGVLWAGGEFVSVTMLAVLVLQWIKQSEREARRTDRELDRQEARQRAAESPA from the coding sequence GTGCTGCACGTCGATCCGATCTTCGCCGCGACCTCGGCCGCGCCGCCGAGTCTGGCGGCGGCAGGCGAGGCGCTCCCGCCCCCCTTCACCCTGGCCCGGGTGTTCACCGAGACCCGGCTGGACAGCTGGCTCGCCCTCGGGCTCGTCGTGGCCGCCGGCCTCTACCTGTACGGCGTGCACCGGCTGCGCCTGCGCGGGGACCACTGGCCGGTGCTGCGCACGGTCAGCTTCCTCGGCCCCGGTCTGGGCGGTGTCGCGGCGGTCACGGTCAGCGGGCTGGGCGCGTACGACACCGTGCTGCTGTCGGTGCACATGGTCCAGCACATGGTGCTGTCGATGATCGCGCCGATCTTCCTGGCGCTGGGTGCCCCGGTGACCCTCGCCCTGCGTACCCTGCCGGCCCGGGGGCGGCGGCGGCTGCTGGCGGTCGTGCACAGCCGGATCGCGCGGATCTACAGCTTCCCGCTGGTGGCGTTCGCCATCTTCGTGGTGAACCCGTTCGCGCTCTACTTCACCGACCTCTACCACTTCACGCTGCAGCACGAGTGGGCGCACGAACTGGTGCACGCGCACTTCATCATGACCGGCTGCGTGTTCTTCTGGCCGCTGGTCGGCCTGGACCCGCTGCCCGGCCGCTGGCCGTACCCGGCCCGGGCCCTGCTGATGGTGCTCTCCGTGCCGTTCCACACCGTGCTCGGTCTCACCATCATGCAGAGCACCACGCTCTTCGGCGGCGACTGGTACCCGGCACTGAACCTGACCTGGTCCGACCCGTGGAACGACCAGAAGGTCGCCGGCGGCGTCCTGTGGGCCGGCGGCGAGTTCGTCAGCGTCACCATGCTGGCCGTGCTGGTGCTGCAGTGGATCAAGCAGTCGGAGCGCGAGGCCCGCCGGACGGACCGCGAGCTGGACCGCCAGGAGGCCCGCCAGCGCGCCGCGGAATCACCCGCCTGA
- the trpD gene encoding anthranilate phosphoribosyltransferase — MGERTWPLLLNALLRGDELSTADTAWAMDEIMTGAASPAQVAAFAVALRAKGETPAELAGLVEAMLGRSVEVQLPEELRRTALDVVGTGGDLAHTVNISTMTALVVAGAGVRVVKHGNRAASSLCGTADLLEHFGIPLDLGPEQVARCVAEAGIGFCFAARFHPGMRHAGPVRREIGVPTAFNFLGPLTNPARPRAGAVGCFDLRMAPVMAAVFAARGDSVIVLRGEDGLDEFTTAAPTRVWVAQQGTVREALLDAADLGVPRATLADLRGGDAAYNAGVARRLLAGEPGPVRDAVLINAAAALATQGPLDGDLPEALRAGMTRAAESIDSGAAARTLDRWLQVATSL; from the coding sequence ATGGGCGAACGGACCTGGCCGCTGCTGCTCAACGCGCTGCTGCGTGGCGACGAACTCTCCACCGCCGACACGGCGTGGGCGATGGACGAGATCATGACCGGCGCGGCCAGCCCGGCGCAGGTGGCCGCCTTCGCGGTGGCGCTGCGCGCCAAGGGCGAGACGCCGGCCGAACTGGCCGGCCTGGTCGAGGCGATGCTCGGCCGGTCGGTCGAGGTGCAGCTGCCCGAGGAGCTGCGCCGCACCGCGCTGGACGTGGTCGGCACCGGCGGTGACCTCGCCCACACGGTGAACATCTCCACCATGACCGCCCTCGTGGTGGCCGGTGCCGGGGTCCGCGTCGTGAAGCACGGCAACCGGGCCGCCTCCTCCCTCTGCGGCACCGCCGACCTGCTCGAACACTTCGGCATCCCGCTGGACCTGGGCCCCGAGCAGGTGGCCCGCTGCGTCGCGGAGGCCGGCATCGGTTTCTGCTTCGCCGCCCGGTTCCACCCGGGAATGCGGCACGCCGGCCCGGTCCGCCGGGAGATCGGGGTGCCCACCGCGTTCAACTTCCTCGGTCCGCTCACCAATCCCGCCCGCCCCCGGGCCGGCGCGGTCGGCTGCTTCGACCTGCGGATGGCCCCGGTGATGGCCGCCGTCTTCGCCGCCCGCGGCGACTCGGTGATCGTGCTGCGCGGCGAGGACGGGCTCGACGAGTTCACCACGGCGGCACCGACCCGGGTCTGGGTGGCGCAGCAGGGCACCGTGAGAGAGGCCCTGCTGGACGCGGCCGACCTCGGGGTACCCCGGGCCACCCTGGCCGACCTGCGGGGCGGGGACGCGGCGTACAACGCCGGGGTGGCCCGCCGGCTGCTGGCCGGTGAGCCCGGTCCGGTCCGGGACGCCGTGCTGATCAACGCCGCCGCCGCGCTGGCCACCCAGGGCCCCCTCGACGGCGACCTGCCCGAGGCGCTGCGGGCCGGGATGACCCGGGCCGCCGAGTCCATCGACTCCGGAGCCGCCGCCCGCACCCTCGACCGCTGGCTCCAGGTCGCCACCTCCCTCTGA